The nucleotide sequence GAGTATCTTGGCCACGTCCGAGGGGGCCCACCTGGGCGGCACGGAGAGGAACAGATGCACGTGGTCGGGCATGACCTCCATGTCCAAAACGATCCAGTCCCTCATCGAGCAGGTCTCCCGGAATACCTGCATCAGCCTTTCGCGCACCTCGCCTACAAAAGCGTGCCTGCGGTACTTGGGGGTGAACACCAGATGGTAGTTCAGATTGTAATGTGAATGGCGTGTAGTGCGCTCTTTTGGCACGTGCATATGATAGCACATCCGCCGCCCACTATGCTATGGGCTCCTTCGGAGCACGTGGAGGAGTCCATGTATCCCCGGTTTGAAAACCGGGGGATTATAGATCCCCCACACCCCCTCTTTTCTCTAAACGCCCCGCCGCCAGCGGGCTGCCTTGACGGTGTTGTAAAGGAGCATGGCCACCGTCATAGGGCCCACCCCCCCGGGCACCGGGGTCAGGGCCGAGGCCACCTGGGCCACCTCGGGGGCCACATCGCCCACCAGGATATCGCGGCCCTCCGGGCTTTGCCCTACGCGGTTGATGCCCACGTCCACCACCACCGCCCCGGGCCGCACCATCTCAGGGGTGATGAGACCGGGCCTGCCCACAGCGACCACCAGGACGTCGGCCCGACGGCAGACCTCGGGGAGGTTATGGGTGCGGGAGTGGGCCAGGGTCACGGTGGCGTTCTCCCTGAGCATCAGCGCCGCCAGGGGTTTGCCCACCAAATTGCTGCGCCCCACGATCACCACTTCCCTGCCCGCCAAAGGAATGCGGTAATGCTTCAGCAGGCGCACCACCCCCGCAGGCGTACAGGACTCCAGCGCCTCCAGGCCCATCCAAAGCCGCCCGGTGTTGAGGGGGGTCAGCCCGTCCACGTCCTTCTGGGGGTCGATAGCCTGCAAAACGGCGTTGAAGTCGACCTGAGGCGGCAGGGGCGACTGCACCAGAATCCCGTCCACACCGGGGTCCGCATTCAAGCGGGCGATGTGGGCCAGCAGGGCTTCTTGGGGAGTGCCGGCAGGGAACACGTCCACCTGGCTGGACAGGCCTAGCCGTCTGGCCTGGCGGTCCTTGAGGCGCACGTAGGCCACCGAGGCAGGGTCGTCCCCCAGACGCACCACCCGCAGGTGGGGTACGTAGGGCATCTGGGCCAGAAGGGCCCGGAGTTCGGCGTATACAGCTTCGGCTACCGGAGGACCTGCAAGTCGCAACATCGCATCTCCTAGACTTTACGCAGAAGAGCAGGGCCAGCCATCCAGGCTGGTCGCCCAGGGCGAAGGGCTCAGTCCCGCTCGAGCTTGGCGGTTGCTTCGAACTCACCCGCCTCTATGCGCGCAAGCAGGCGGGCCAGCACCCCATTCACGAAGCGCCCGGAGTCCTCACCCCCATAGCGCTTGGCAATTTTCACCGCTACCTCGATCAGGGGGGCGTAGGGGGTAGGCTCGAACAGCATCTCGTAGGCCGCCAGGCGCAGCACCGAAAGGTCGGTCTGGGCCATCTGACCAAAGCTCCAGCCCTGGATGGTGGACCGAAGCGCCTCGTCCACCAAGGACCGCTGCGCCTGGTAGCCCTGCACCAGCCGGCTGGCAAAGGCCAGGCTTTCCTCGTCCAGCGCCTCCCCCTCCTCGGAGGCCTGGGCCTCCCTCACATGCTGCCAGGCCTCTTCCAGGGAAACCCCACCCACCGTGTGCTCGAAGAGGGCCTTGAAGGCCAGTTCGCGCGCCTTACGCCGCATGGGGCTCCTTGTATTCCACCGCCACCACGGTCACGTTCACCGCTTGCACCCTGAGGCCGGTGGAGGCTGTGATCACCTCGGCCACCGCCCGCTGGGCCTCCCGGGCCGCTTCGATGAGCGAACGCCCGTACTCCACGCTCAGGTTTAGGTCCACCGTAAGGTTGTCCCCGTCCCGCTCAACCCGCACCGGCCGGCCCCGCCGGGAAAACACCTCCCCCACGCTGCGGGCCGTGCCCTGGGCCAGCCGAACCCCCTTCTGTTCTTCCAAAGCCAGGGTCACCAGGCTCACGAGGGCCGACTCGGATAGGTCGTAATCCACCATACCCGTAGTTTACCGCCTCAGTAGGGCAGGGGCCAGGTGCGGAAGTAATCGCGAATCCTACCCCACAGGCCCACCAGGCCGCGGGGCTCCAGAATCAGAAAGAGAAGAATCAGCGCGCCAAAGGCCACGCTCCGCCAGGCCGCAAGCTGGGCCACGTATTGCGGCCCAAAAGCCCCGGCAATCACGCTCAGAAGCTCGGGAACGAGCACGATGAAGACCGAGCCCAAGACCGCCCCCAGGACCGTACCCGCCCCGCCCACGATCACAATCGCCAGGTACTGGATGCTAAAGGCCAGCACGAAGTTGTCCGGGGTCACCGCGCCCAGCAGGTGCATCAGGATGCCCCCCGCCACCCCGCCGTAGAAGGCCGAGAGGGCAAAGGCGGTGAGCTTGGCGCGTACCAAATCCACCCCTGAAAGCTGGGCCGAAAGGTCGTTGTCCCGCACCGCAAACCAAGCCCGCCCCGCTCGGGTGGAAAGCAGGCGCTTGGCGTAGAAAAACATGGGGATGGCGAAGGCCAGCCCGATGTAGAAGACCACCCGGTCATCGGCCAGCAGAAAGCCCAGAAAGGTTCCCTCGGCCGGCAGCTTGCGCCCGGCCACCCCGCCGGTGAACTCAACCCAGCGCTTGAACACATAGTCGGCCAGGAACTGAAAGGCCAGGGTGGCAATGGCCAGGTAAACCCCCTTGATGCGGAGGGAGGGTATGCCCAGCACCACCCCAATCGCCCCGGCCACCACCCCCCCCAGGAGGATGCCCAGGGGGGCCAGATCGCCCGAGAGGTGGCTCGAGACGTAGGCCCCCACCCCCACGAAGGCCGCCTGGCCCAAGGAGATCTGGCCGGCCCCCCCCACCAGGAGGTGCAGGCCCAGCCCGGCCAGCGCCGCCACCAGAATCTGGGTGGCCACGAACATGGGGTACTGGGGTAGAAAAAGCGGCAGGAGCAGCAGCCCCACCAGGGCCAAAGCCAGCCAAAAGCGGCCCTGCGGGGTGCTGGCATAGGCCTCGTCCTGGCGGTAGTCCTCGCGCACGGTGCGAGAGAAGCGGCGGCTGAAAGCGTCGGTCAGGGTCTGGCTCAGGCGATACATGCGTCCTCCAAAGTTCAGGCCCCTACCCGCTGCGGCTGGCCAGTAGAAAAGCCCACCTCGGCCACCCGCACCTCGGCCTCGAGCACCCCCTGTCCCTCCAGATAGCGGATGGGTAGGGAGAGCCGGACCTGCTCTGAACCGTCGTACAGCGCGCGCAGAAGCTCGGCGTAGCGCGACTCCACCGCCCCCCGCTTGACCTTGCGGGTGCGGGTGATCTCCTCATCGTCGGCGTGGAGCTCCTTGGGCAGGATGGCAAAGCGCCGCACCCTGAGCTCCTCGGGCAGGCTCTCGCAGGCCATGCGCAGCTCCTGGCCTATGAGGGCATAGACCTCGGGGTGGGCGGCCAGGCTTTGGTAGGTGGTGAAGACGATGCCCCGCTTGCGGGCCCAGTTCTGGGTGTTTTCCGGGTCAAGCTCAATCAGCGCGGTCACAAAGGGTCTCCCGTGTCCGATGACCACCGCTTCGCGGATGTAGGGCGAGTACTTGAGGCGGTTCTCCAAAAACTGGGGAGCAAAGCGGGTCCCATCGCTCAAGGCCCCCACCTCCTTGAGGCGGCCCAGGAGGATCAGGTGGCCGTTCTCGTTGAAAAAACCCGCATCCCCGGTGCGGAACCAGCCATCCTCGGTAAAGCTCTCCCGGGTGGCGGTCTCGTTTTTGAAGTAGCCGGCGAAGACCTGGGGCCCCCGCACCTGGATCTCGCCGTCGGGGGCGATGCGCACCTCGGTCTTGGGCAGGGGCTTGCCCACCGTCTCGGGCGGGGTGTCGCCGGGCAGGTGGGCCACGGTGGTGGCCGCGGTCTCGGACTGGCCGTAGACCTGGCGGATATCCACCCCCAGCGCACGGAAAAAGGTGAAGACCTCGGGGCCCAGGGGTGCTCCACCGGTGGCCGCGATGCGGCAGGCCGCCAGGCCCAGCCTGGCCCTGATGGGGCGGGCCACCAGTGGGTAGGCCAAAGCCCGGGCCAGGTTCAGGCCAAAGCCGATGGGCTCCTTGCGGAACTCGCGCTGGGCGCACTCCAGCAAAACCCCCATCCCCCAGCGGTAGACCGCCTTCTTGAGCCCATCCGCATCCTCCATGCGGCTCCTGATGATGGCCGCAGCGTCCTCCCAGAGCCGGGCTGGGGCCAGGTAGAAGTCGGGCTGGACCTCCTTCAAATCCTCCCGCAGGGTGGCGGGGTCCTCGGGGAAGTGCACCACCGTGCCGTCGGTGAGGCTGCGCACCACCGTAAGCATCTGCTCGCCAATCCAGGGCAGGGGCAGGTAGGAGAAGACCCATTCCCCTCCTCGGACGTCGATGGTGGCCCGGCCCGCCTCGGCCCCCGCGATGAGCTGGGCGTGGGTGAGCATGGCCAGCTTGCTGCGGGCGGTGGTCCCCGAAGTAGGGGCGAGCAGGGCCACCGTATCCGGCCCCACCCGGGCGCGGGCCGCCTCCACCGCCTGGCGCGCCGCCGAGCGGCCCATCTCCACCAC is from Meiothermus sp. QL-1 and encodes:
- a CDS encoding AMP-binding protein, giving the protein MKTLLDHLARHAQARPQAPALRVKRLGVWQTTSWAQLEKRVRELAGGMLQLGLEPGGVLAILGQNAPEWVEAELAAQTLGVMPMGIYADAMPEEVGYFLEFSGCRGVVLSDEEQLDKVLPYLDKLRFVLVWEEAGMSRYWSEKIQPFSRVVEMGRSAARQAVEAARARVGPDTVALLAPTSGTTARSKLAMLTHAQLIAGAEAGRATIDVRGGEWVFSYLPLPWIGEQMLTVVRSLTDGTVVHFPEDPATLREDLKEVQPDFYLAPARLWEDAAAIIRSRMEDADGLKKAVYRWGMGVLLECAQREFRKEPIGFGLNLARALAYPLVARPIRARLGLAACRIAATGGAPLGPEVFTFFRALGVDIRQVYGQSETAATTVAHLPGDTPPETVGKPLPKTEVRIAPDGEIQVRGPQVFAGYFKNETATRESFTEDGWFRTGDAGFFNENGHLILLGRLKEVGALSDGTRFAPQFLENRLKYSPYIREAVVIGHGRPFVTALIELDPENTQNWARKRGIVFTTYQSLAAHPEVYALIGQELRMACESLPEELRVRRFAILPKELHADDEEITRTRKVKRGAVESRYAELLRALYDGSEQVRLSLPIRYLEGQGVLEAEVRVAEVGFSTGQPQRVGA
- the tnpA gene encoding IS200/IS605 family transposase; this encodes MCYHMHVPKERTTRHSHYNLNYHLVFTPKYRRHAFVGEVRERLMQVFRETCSMRDWIVLDMEVMPDHVHLFLSVPPRWAPSDVAKIL
- a CDS encoding branched-chain amino acid ABC transporter permease, whose amino-acid sequence is MYRLSQTLTDAFSRRFSRTVREDYRQDEAYASTPQGRFWLALALVGLLLLPLFLPQYPMFVATQILVAALAGLGLHLLVGGAGQISLGQAAFVGVGAYVSSHLSGDLAPLGILLGGVVAGAIGVVLGIPSLRIKGVYLAIATLAFQFLADYVFKRWVEFTGGVAGRKLPAEGTFLGFLLADDRVVFYIGLAFAIPMFFYAKRLLSTRAGRAWFAVRDNDLSAQLSGVDLVRAKLTAFALSAFYGGVAGGILMHLLGAVTPDNFVLAFSIQYLAIVIVGGAGTVLGAVLGSVFIVLVPELLSVIAGAFGPQYVAQLAAWRSVAFGALILLFLILEPRGLVGLWGRIRDYFRTWPLPY
- the nusB gene encoding transcription antitermination factor NusB: MRRKARELAFKALFEHTVGGVSLEEAWQHVREAQASEEGEALDEESLAFASRLVQGYQAQRSLVDEALRSTIQGWSFGQMAQTDLSVLRLAAYEMLFEPTPYAPLIEVAVKIAKRYGGEDSGRFVNGVLARLLARIEAGEFEATAKLERD
- the folD gene encoding bifunctional methylenetetrahydrofolate dehydrogenase/methenyltetrahydrofolate cyclohydrolase FolD, producing the protein MLRLAGPPVAEAVYAELRALLAQMPYVPHLRVVRLGDDPASVAYVRLKDRQARRLGLSSQVDVFPAGTPQEALLAHIARLNADPGVDGILVQSPLPPQVDFNAVLQAIDPQKDVDGLTPLNTGRLWMGLEALESCTPAGVVRLLKHYRIPLAGREVVIVGRSNLVGKPLAALMLRENATVTLAHSRTHNLPEVCRRADVLVVAVGRPGLITPEMVRPGAVVVDVGINRVGQSPEGRDILVGDVAPEVAQVASALTPVPGGVGPMTVAMLLYNTVKAARWRRGV
- a CDS encoding Asp23/Gls24 family envelope stress response protein; the encoded protein is MVDYDLSESALVSLVTLALEEQKGVRLAQGTARSVGEVFSRRGRPVRVERDGDNLTVDLNLSVEYGRSLIEAAREAQRAVAEVITASTGLRVQAVNVTVVAVEYKEPHAA